A single genomic interval of Dromaius novaehollandiae isolate bDroNov1 unplaced genomic scaffold, bDroNov1.hap1 HAP1_SCAFFOLD_31, whole genome shotgun sequence harbors:
- the LOC135325542 gene encoding class I histocompatibility antigen, F10 alpha chain-like has product MATERLEAAAGPGAGELPPLPPYAAWAPAELQATLADIDAPAQGPHSLRYFNTAVTKPSPGLPALVSVGYVDGELIDRYDSETQHWKHYLENSCIEGLRRYVEHGRAALVRAERPMVRVSAKESHGFVTLSCRAHGFYPRPISISWLKKGRVQAQETKRGSVTPNGDGTYHAWASIEGLPAEKHEYQCCMEHASLPEPGLFSWEPPSSLLPIVLGAVIAVVVVIVVWKSRWGRKEQGYVIAKGSNAAI; this is encoded by the exons ATGGCGACGGAGCGGCTGGAGGcagccgcgggccccggcgcgggggagctgccgccgctgccgccctacgcggcctgggcccccgccgagcTGCAGGCCACACTGGCCGACATCGACGCCCCCGCgcagg gcccccactccctgcgctacttcaacaCCGCCGTGACaaagcccagcccggggctgcccgccctcgtctccgtgggctacgtggacggagagctcatcgatcgctacgacagcgagacgcagcactggaagcactacctggagaacagctgcatcgaggggcTGCGGAGATACGTGGAGCACGGGAGGGCCGCGctggtgaggg cagagcgccccatggtgagagtgtcggccaaggagagccacggcttcgtgaccctgtcgtgccgggctcacggcttctacccgcggcccatcagcatcagctggctgaaaaagggccgcgtccaagcccaggagaccaagcgggGCAGCGTCACGCCCAATGGCGACGGCACCTACCATGCCTGGGCCAGCATTGAGGGCCTCCCCGcagagaagcacgagtaccagtgcTGCATGGAGCATgccagcctgccggagcccggcctcttctcctggg agccgccgagctccctgctgcccattgTCCTTGGGGCGGTCATCGCTGTGGTGGTTGTCATCGtggtctggaagagcagatggg ggaggaaggagcaggggtacgTGATTgccaaag gaagcaatgccgccATTTAA